A window from Drosophila miranda strain MSH22 chromosome Y unlocalized genomic scaffold, D.miranda_PacBio2.1 Contig_Y2_pilon, whole genome shotgun sequence encodes these proteins:
- the LOC117193805 gene encoding uncharacterized protein LOC117193805 — protein MIKHNRRPRLKIGPVRSKKWYGIPLCGRTGLIMGMPCPSSKETQLRQEQLYQQPEYQDQHALMLQSQLRQQEDFYDKQTMPRTLRFVLGTEPYGVPSKKQFQRVQKGQRYCGNFYYN, from the coding sequence ATGATCAAGCACAATCGTCGTCCGCGGCTGAAGATCGGGCCGGTCAGATCGAAGAAGTGGTATGGGATTCCGCTGTGCGGTCGAACCGGCCTGATCATGGGCATGCCCTGTCCCTCGTCCAAGGAGACACAGCTGCGGCAGGAGCAGCTCTACCAGCAACCTGAATATCAGGATCAGCACGCACTCATGCTCCAGTCGCAGCTGCGCCAGCAGGAGGACTTTTATGACAAACAGACCATGCCCAGGACACTGCGGTTCGTACTCGGAACAGAGCCGTACGGGGTGCCCTCGAAAAAGCAGTTCCAGCGTGTGCAGAAGGGCCAGCGGTATTGCGGCAACTTTTACTACAACTAA